A genomic stretch from Deltaproteobacteria bacterium includes:
- a CDS encoding SDR family oxidoreductase, producing the protein MYEDLKGKTALVTGAGKKTGIGYAIATRLAASGANVIVADLGEAGDADHQVRTGTTGEMETIATDLKAAFGIRSLAVSVDVADGRSIERMVATVREFFDGVDILCNNAGASFGVPNTVQNYDEDAWMKTIDINLHGVFRVSRAMLPMMKAGGAIINTASRAGKVPPLFNGAYAVAKAGVIMLTKVMAMELAGSNIRVNAICPGQIMTDLEKWRFGLEAQFFNSTVEEREAEMCKTIPLKRIGTVEEVGNLVAFLASDTSSYMTGQAVNITGGQLMEL; encoded by the coding sequence ATGTACGAGGATTTAAAGGGAAAAACGGCCCTGGTAACCGGTGCCGGAAAAAAAACGGGCATCGGCTACGCCATTGCAACCAGGCTGGCGGCATCGGGGGCCAATGTCATTGTTGCCGACTTGGGTGAAGCCGGGGATGCAGACCACCAGGTCAGAACCGGAACCACCGGCGAGATGGAAACGATTGCCACTGATCTGAAGGCTGCATTCGGGATACGTTCGCTGGCGGTAAGCGTCGATGTCGCCGACGGCCGTTCCATCGAACGGATGGTGGCGACCGTCAGGGAATTCTTCGACGGCGTCGATATCCTTTGCAACAATGCCGGCGCATCGTTCGGGGTGCCCAACACCGTTCAGAATTATGATGAAGACGCGTGGATGAAGACGATCGACATCAATCTTCACGGCGTTTTCAGGGTTTCACGTGCTATGTTGCCGATGATGAAAGCAGGTGGAGCCATCATCAACACGGCTTCGAGAGCCGGCAAGGTGCCGCCGCTGTTCAACGGCGCCTACGCCGTGGCCAAAGCGGGGGTGATCATGTTGACGAAAGTCATGGCCATGGAACTGGCCGGTAGCAATATCCGTGTGAACGCCATCTGTCCCGGTCAGATTATGACCGATCTCGAGAAGTGGCGCTTTGGCCTGGAAGCCCAGTTTTTCAATTCGACGGTTGAAGAACGTGAAGCGGAAATGTGTAAAACCATTCCCCTCAAAAGAATCGGGACGGTGGAAGAGGTCGGGAATCTGGTGGCATTTCTCGCTTCCGACACGTCTTCCTACATGACCGGTCAGGCGGTTAACATCACCGGCGGCCAGCTCATGGAACTGTAA
- a CDS encoding cytoplasmic protein, translated as MEIDLKLDGNNLYREESFTDMKTGAVRRMSPVTSDGSPDESRSPIFIAQTQLMSPEGPLPVSAMLEAGTLAEAVEKFPEAVSREVDRIVEIAQKAKQEDSSRIIVPGQS; from the coding sequence ATGGAAATCGATTTGAAACTGGATGGAAACAATTTGTACAGGGAGGAGTCTTTTACGGATATGAAAACCGGTGCCGTGAGGAGAATGTCGCCGGTAACGTCGGACGGGTCTCCGGACGAGAGCCGGTCCCCGATATTCATTGCACAAACGCAACTGATGTCGCCGGAGGGGCCCCTTCCGGTGAGTGCCATGCTCGAGGCCGGCACGCTGGCCGAGGCCGTCGAAAAATTTCCCGAGGCTGTCAGCCGTGAGGTGGACCGAATCGTCGAGATCGCCCAGAAAGCCAAACAGGAGGATAGTTCACGGATTATCGTGCCCGGGCAGTCATAA
- a CDS encoding serine hydroxymethyltransferase codes for MRCLRDDDPVMASLVDKEKARIETTLDLIAAENHAPASIMEVLGSVFNTKTIEGYPGRRYHAGCVYADEVERLAVSRCKDLFGADYANVQPHSGTSANLAVLFSVLDVGDRILSMALSHGGHLSHGHRASIAGKCFEIGHYGVDGDTGRIDYEAVAAMAEAFRPAMIIAGASSYPRLIDYRKMGAIAASVSAYLLVDMAHIGGLVAAGVIPSPVPHADFVTFTCYKTMMGGRGGVILGRKQFADGIDRAVFPGCQGTSAVNSIAAKAVIFNLAQTDGFKRTQALTLKNAVRLAGALGEKGFSVVTGGTDTHQVLVDVTTRGLDGKRAERALEGAGIVLNQNVIAADKNRGGAASGIRIGTAGISCRGMGPQEVDVIAGWLDRVTTHHRDEGVIGEVRNEVENLCRQFPVYDR; via the coding sequence ATGCGCTGTCTAAGGGATGACGATCCTGTCATGGCGAGCCTCGTCGACAAGGAAAAGGCCCGTATCGAAACGACGCTGGATCTGATTGCGGCGGAAAACCACGCGCCTGCATCCATCATGGAGGTGCTGGGTTCCGTCTTCAACACCAAAACCATCGAAGGGTATCCGGGAAGGAGGTACCACGCCGGTTGCGTTTATGCCGATGAGGTCGAACGCCTGGCCGTTTCCCGCTGCAAGGATCTGTTCGGTGCCGATTATGCCAATGTCCAGCCTCACAGCGGGACATCGGCCAACTTGGCGGTATTGTTTTCGGTTTTGGATGTTGGCGACAGGATACTTTCCATGGCGTTGTCCCATGGCGGGCACCTGTCGCATGGCCATCGGGCGTCGATTGCGGGAAAATGCTTCGAGATCGGACACTACGGCGTCGATGGCGACACCGGCCGCATCGACTACGAGGCGGTCGCCGCCATGGCTGAAGCGTTCAGGCCGGCCATGATCATCGCCGGCGCCAGTTCCTATCCCCGTCTGATCGATTATCGGAAAATGGGCGCCATCGCGGCATCGGTGTCGGCCTATCTGCTGGTAGACATGGCGCATATCGGCGGCCTGGTGGCGGCCGGTGTCATTCCGAGTCCTGTGCCCCACGCCGATTTCGTCACGTTTACCTGTTACAAAACAATGATGGGCGGCAGGGGAGGCGTGATTCTTGGCCGTAAGCAGTTCGCCGACGGAATCGACAGGGCGGTATTCCCGGGTTGCCAGGGGACAAGCGCCGTCAACAGCATCGCGGCCAAGGCGGTTATATTCAACCTGGCGCAAACCGACGGCTTCAAGCGAACCCAGGCGCTGACGTTGAAAAATGCCGTTCGCCTCGCGGGGGCGCTCGGCGAAAAGGGCTTCTCGGTCGTTACCGGGGGGACGGACACGCATCAGGTGCTTGTGGATGTCACGACCAGAGGGCTTGACGGTAAAAGGGCTGAACGCGCATTGGAGGGCGCCGGAATCGTATTGAATCAGAACGTCATCGCGGCGGATAAAAACAGAGGCGGCGCCGCAAGCGGGATAAGGATTGGCACTGCCGGCATATCCTGCAGGGGAATGGGGCCGCAGGAAGTGGACGTGATCGCGGGTTGGCTGGACCGGGTGACAACCCATCACCGGGATGAGGGCGTCATTGGAGAAGTCAGGAACGAGGTGGAAAATTTGTGCCGGCAGTTTCCTGTCTACGATCGATAA